From the Aquarana catesbeiana isolate 2022-GZ linkage group LG10, ASM4218655v1, whole genome shotgun sequence genome, the window gcccgggacccgggacaaaCCTGCCAATTgtgggaatgtcccgggcaatccgggacacgtgggcaccctactctCGCTCTAATGtgtgtggcgatacctcacatgtgtggtttgaacgctgtttacatgtGCGTGCGCAACCCACGTGCGTGTTCACTTCTGCGTGGGGATAGGTGGTgctttaaaatgttgttttttttttttttttttttttttccggtgatTTAAAAACAGCCGGACCTGAAACAATGACAcactattttcatttggtgatctggccaatatgTCTGTTTGTTTTTCATAAGCTCATGCTCTCCTGCAGATGTATAAGTTACATggaggagacaaaccatttaccactgccaGGGATGCTCacccacttgagccccggaccatttggttgcgcactttttgcgattcggcactgcgtcactttaactgacaattgtgcggtgtggctcccaaacaaaattgacgtcttcccccccccccccccacaaatagagctttctttttgtggtatttgatcacctctgcggtttttattttttgcgctataaacaaaaaaaaaaaagagcgtcaattttgggaaaaaaagcaatattttttgctttttgctataataaatatcccccaaaaaatatataaatacaattttttttcctcagtttagaccgatacgtattcttctacatatttttggtaaaaaagaaaatcgcaataagcgtttattgattggtttgcgcaaaagttatagcgtctacaaaataggggatagttttatggcatttttattaataattatttttttactagtaattaggGCGATAAGCGATTTTTttatatcgtgactgcgacattatggcagacacatcggacatttttgggacttttcacatttatacagcgattaaaaatgcattgattactatgtaaatgaccctggcagtgaaggggttaaccactaggtgccataagtgtgtcctagggagtgattctaactgtggggggggaggggctatgtgtgacatgacactgatcgctgctcccgattgTGTTTGGTGGGTAGTACTGCCCCCGAATGCCACCCATTGGAGGGAATGTGGCTGCACCACAATGGGGGAATGGTGGGGGGGGGCtaaaggggcggagagctgaacCGGTTATTAATCTTTCATTATTTGTTTTGCAGTCGGGGGGGTCGATCCTTGAACATCAGATTCTGAAGCCACATCTCGTATTTGTTCCCCACAACCATGAAATCCGAAGACTTCTCGAATAACATCAGCATCAGCACAGAGCTGTTTAACGGCGTGGGGTTCACCGACCTCTCCAAGGACTCGGCGCCGCTGCCCAACGCTCCCGCTCAGCCACCGCCGGCGGACAGACCTCCGATCAAAGCCGCGGGCTGGAAGAAGAAATGCGCAAGCTACGTCCTCGCCCTCCGCCCCTGGAGCTTCAGCGCCTCCCTCACCCCCGTGGCCCTGGGCAGCGCCTTGGCGTACCGGGCCGAAGGCTCGCTAGACTTCTTCGTGCTCCTGGCCTGCGCCGTGGCGGTCCTGGCCGTCCACGGGGCCGGGAATTTGGTCAACACTTACTACGACTTCAGTAAAGGCATCGACCACAAGAAGAGCGACGACCGGACTTTAGTGGACCAGATTCTGGAGCCGCAGGATGTGGTGCGGTTCGGCATGGTGCTGTACACGCTGGGGTGCGTGAGCGCCGCGTGTCTCTACTTCCTGTCCACGCTCAGGTTGGAGCACATGGCCCTGATATATTTCGGGGGCCTCTCCGGGTCTTTCCTCTATACCGGAGGTAGGGGATTCACTAGGATTTGTAGATGAATTCTTCTGTTGCAGGTTAACCCTTTTTGCTGCCAGAGTTGTTTTTGcgtttgtaaaaaataattttgggCCTGAAGCTGagttatccacttgccgaccacaatacacacactatattaccaaaagtattgggacgcctgcctttacacacacatgaactttaattacaGAGCAGATGTAAAAATTAAAGCATAGATATTTTAGAGGAGAACTCAGCACAAAGTACAATAAGAGTCTCTAGTGGGTATATAGGAAGTAAACAGTAGATAGTTGATGAGTGCACCGTTCACCACACACTTTTCCACCGCGTGCTCCACACACCCAccaggggttcaaactcaccagagccCGGAGGttattaaccacttgtcgccctccatatagcagaatgagtgtggcaaagtggtttcaatatcctgactgggtgtcatatgatgtccgcaggatgTTGATCCGCtgtgcacccccgggggcgcgcatcgcggcgatcgttgttgcggtgtgtcagtctgacgccCCGCAacatggctcttcctatttacattgtgatcagccgtgattggacacggctgatcacgtggtaaagagtctctgttagagactttaccacgtgatcagccgtgtccaatcacggctgatcacgatgtaaataggaagagccggtgatcggcttttcctcactcgcgtctgacagacgcaagtagggGAGAGCcattcggctgctctcctgacaggggggggtctgtgctgattgtttatcagcacagccacccctcggatcctacccaggaccaccagggaagacatccacactggaccaccaggtatgccccctagacccccagggaaatactaatctgtgcccaggcagctgccaatcaatgcccaggcagctgccaatcagtgcccactcacaatggctgccagtgccaccagggatgcccatcagtgccgcgtatcagtgcccagcagtgctgcctatcagtgcccatcagtgccacccataagaacccatctttgcagcctttcagtgcccatcagtgtcgcctatcagtgctacccatgagtgcccatcatcagtgtctgctcatctgtgccgccttatca encodes:
- the UBIAD1 gene encoding ubiA prenyltransferase domain-containing protein 1; its protein translation is MKSEDFSNNISISTELFNGVGFTDLSKDSAPLPNAPAQPPPADRPPIKAAGWKKKCASYVLALRPWSFSASLTPVALGSALAYRAEGSLDFFVLLACAVAVLAVHGAGNLVNTYYDFSKGIDHKKSDDRTLVDQILEPQDVVRFGMVLYTLGCVSAACLYFLSTLRLEHMALIYFGGLSGSFLYTGGIGFKYVALGDLVILITFGPLAVMFAHAVQVGYLSVTPLLYAVPLALNTEAILHSNNTRDVESDRQAGIVTMAILIGPTLSYVLYNLLVFCPYVIFCILATRYTISMALPLLTIPLAFSLERQFRSQNFTGIPQKTAKLNLFVGLFYLFGILMAPPGSLPKL